In a genomic window of Leisingera caerulea DSM 24564:
- a CDS encoding TRAP transporter small permease has product MNRLDRSFGVLLTGLAVLSAAILAAITLVIPLNVLLRNLGLPVIYGALDAIEYGLMAAAFLGAPWVLRLDAHVQVDLVTHGLPPRARRRVVLAACLLGAVTCAALGWAGLQALMQSYARGSMVRTAFTFPEWWTLTVLPLSMALCTLEFLRKIFRPAAGDAPLSGL; this is encoded by the coding sequence ATGAACCGCTTAGACCGCAGTTTCGGCGTCCTGCTCACCGGCCTGGCCGTGCTCAGCGCCGCCATCCTCGCCGCGATCACCCTGGTGATTCCGCTCAATGTCCTGTTGCGCAACCTTGGGCTGCCGGTGATCTACGGCGCGTTGGACGCTATTGAATACGGGCTGATGGCGGCGGCTTTCCTCGGGGCCCCCTGGGTGCTGCGGCTGGACGCCCATGTGCAGGTTGACCTGGTCACCCACGGCCTGCCGCCGCGCGCCCGCCGGAGAGTTGTCCTGGCGGCCTGCCTGCTGGGGGCCGTGACCTGCGCCGCCCTTGGTTGGGCCGGGTTGCAGGCGCTGATGCAATCCTATGCCCGCGGCTCCATGGTACGCACCGCCTTTACCTTCCCGGAATGGTGGACGCTCACGGTTCTGCCGCTGTCGATGGCGCTGTGCACCCTCGAATTCCTGCGCAAGATCTTCCGCCCTGCGGCGGGAGACGCGCCGCTTTCCGGTCTCTGA
- the dctP gene encoding TRAP transporter substrate-binding protein DctP produces MTFRTFAAAALLGTAALTAASAQAEEVTLKAVTAFATGTTFSRDFEAFVDWVNENGEGVVQIDLLGGPEAVPPFELGNAVQAGIVDIANNTTAYYPNLLPAGDALHLAQNTVQDQRANGCYELIDQVHQDQMNVKYLARVGDHMNYHLYLTKPLDGPDLTGLTIRTTPVYRAMFEKLGATLVRTAPGEVYTALERGAIDGYGWPSQGVLDLGWHEQTAYRVDPGFYQVDVNFLVNLDSWNGLSDEQRALLEKGAAWIEEQNAENIARNEAEAKAQAEAGIKTITLEGENGKLWSETAQTEGWGEVMKTDPQLGEKLQACLLK; encoded by the coding sequence ATGACATTCCGCACATTCGCTGCCGCAGCCCTTCTGGGAACCGCCGCGCTGACCGCCGCCTCTGCCCAGGCTGAAGAAGTCACGCTGAAGGCGGTGACCGCCTTTGCAACCGGCACAACTTTTTCCCGTGATTTCGAGGCTTTCGTTGATTGGGTCAATGAGAACGGAGAGGGCGTGGTGCAGATCGACCTGCTTGGCGGGCCCGAAGCCGTGCCGCCGTTTGAACTGGGCAACGCGGTGCAAGCGGGCATCGTCGACATCGCCAACAACACCACCGCCTACTACCCGAACCTGCTGCCCGCAGGCGACGCGCTGCACCTGGCGCAGAACACCGTTCAGGACCAGCGGGCCAACGGCTGCTATGAGCTGATCGACCAGGTTCACCAGGATCAGATGAACGTCAAATACCTCGCCCGTGTGGGCGATCACATGAATTATCATCTATATCTGACTAAGCCGCTGGACGGCCCGGACCTGACCGGACTGACCATCCGCACCACCCCGGTTTACCGCGCCATGTTCGAAAAGCTGGGGGCCACGCTTGTGCGCACGGCACCGGGCGAGGTCTATACCGCGCTGGAGCGCGGGGCGATCGACGGTTACGGCTGGCCCAGCCAGGGCGTGCTGGACCTTGGCTGGCACGAGCAGACTGCCTATCGCGTCGATCCCGGGTTCTATCAGGTGGACGTGAACTTCCTAGTGAACCTCGACAGCTGGAACGGGCTGAGCGATGAGCAGCGCGCCCTGCTGGAAAAGGGCGCCGCCTGGATCGAAGAGCAGAACGCCGAGAACATCGCCCGCAACGAGGCCGAGGCCAAAGCCCAGGCCGAGGCGGGGATCAAGACGATTACCCTGGAAGGCGAGAACGGGAAGCTATGGAGCGAAACCGCGCAGACCGAGGGCTGGGGCGAAGTGATGAAGACAGACCCGCAGCTTGGGGAAAAGCTGCAGGCCTGCCTGTTGAAGTGA
- a CDS encoding indolepyruvate oxidoreductase subunit beta family protein — protein MTIEIPVRPQPADPRLQGVIKVAILAVGGQGGGVLTNWIESLARSQGYSAQATSVAGVAQRTGATIYYIEMAPGSVPHPVFSLAPAPGDVDVMIAAEMMEAGRAIMRGFVTPDRTTLVASTHRALAVSEKMVPGDGIADADEVRAAAETAAQKLVMADMDSAAVRVGSVISASLFGALAGSGALPFPRAAFEDAIRASGKGVEASLRAFAAGFDLAEHGEQPEAASAEEAPAKAAGPHKALDAWNGLMARVSRFPAGVQETAVPGLRKVVDFQDTDYGAEYLDRLQGVLDRDSADQGYALGREAAKYIANAMAYDDVIRVADLKTRSSRFDRIEGQMGSQGKLMTLTDYLHPRAEEIAGLLPARLGTKVENSPKWMARLDRLFNKGRRIRTDSLRGFVMLYILGGLRGWRRLSLRHAQEQAHLDKWLAAALDHLPRSYGMAVEIIRCRRLIKGYSDTHARGLSKFDKVMQGARMVAARDDGPQWVARLREAALQDEKGEALDGALRTIRSFAA, from the coding sequence ATGACCATCGAAATACCGGTCCGCCCTCAACCGGCCGATCCGCGCCTGCAGGGCGTCATCAAGGTGGCCATTCTTGCCGTCGGCGGACAGGGCGGCGGAGTGCTGACCAACTGGATCGAGTCGCTTGCCCGCAGCCAGGGCTACAGTGCCCAGGCCACCAGCGTTGCCGGCGTCGCCCAGCGCACCGGCGCGACCATCTACTATATCGAGATGGCGCCGGGCAGCGTGCCGCATCCTGTATTTTCGCTTGCGCCGGCGCCAGGCGACGTGGACGTGATGATCGCCGCCGAGATGATGGAGGCCGGCCGTGCCATCATGCGCGGCTTTGTGACCCCGGACCGCACCACGCTGGTCGCCTCGACCCACCGCGCGCTGGCCGTGTCTGAAAAGATGGTTCCCGGAGACGGTATCGCCGATGCCGATGAGGTGCGCGCAGCCGCCGAAACCGCGGCCCAAAAGCTGGTGATGGCCGACATGGACAGCGCCGCGGTGCGGGTGGGATCGGTGATCTCTGCCTCGCTGTTCGGCGCCTTGGCCGGCTCAGGCGCCCTGCCCTTCCCCCGGGCCGCGTTCGAGGACGCAATCCGCGCCAGCGGCAAAGGTGTCGAGGCCAGCCTGCGGGCCTTTGCCGCCGGTTTCGACTTGGCGGAGCACGGCGAGCAGCCGGAAGCCGCATCCGCGGAAGAAGCCCCAGCAAAGGCGGCGGGTCCACACAAGGCCTTGGACGCCTGGAACGGGCTGATGGCGCGGGTTTCCCGGTTTCCGGCAGGCGTGCAGGAAACGGCTGTGCCGGGGCTGCGCAAGGTGGTGGACTTTCAGGACACGGATTACGGCGCCGAATACCTGGACAGGCTGCAGGGCGTGCTGGACCGCGACAGCGCGGACCAGGGATACGCGCTTGGCCGCGAGGCGGCGAAATATATCGCCAATGCAATGGCATACGACGACGTGATCCGGGTTGCCGACCTTAAGACCCGCAGCAGCCGCTTTGACCGCATCGAGGGTCAGATGGGGTCGCAAGGCAAACTGATGACACTCACCGACTACCTGCATCCCCGCGCCGAGGAGATTGCGGGCTTGCTCCCCGCACGCCTGGGAACCAAGGTGGAAAACAGCCCGAAGTGGATGGCCAGACTCGACAGGCTGTTCAATAAGGGCCGCCGCATCCGCACGGACAGCCTCCGCGGTTTTGTGATGCTCTATATTCTGGGCGGGTTGCGCGGCTGGCGCCGCCTAAGCCTGCGACACGCGCAGGAGCAGGCGCATCTGGACAAATGGCTGGCCGCCGCGCTTGACCACCTGCCGCGCAGCTATGGCATGGCAGTCGAGATAATCCGCTGCCGCCGCCTGATCAAAGGGTATTCGGACACGCACGCCCGCGGTCTTTCCAAATTCGACAAGGTGATGCAGGGCGCCCGCATGGTGGCCGCCCGTGATGATGGGCCGCAATGGGTCGCCCGCCTGCGCGAGGCTGCTTTGCAGGACGAAAAGGGAGAGGCCTTGGACGGTGCGCTTAGAACCATCCGGAGCTTCGCTGCGTAG
- a CDS encoding thiamine pyrophosphate-dependent enzyme yields MAERSFKAEVEHLRQGAGTSFTGEGILAITKALLENGVGYVGGYQGAPISHLMDVLADAEDLLDELGVRYEANASEAAAAAMLAASVHYPIRGAVTFKGSVGVNVASDALANLASSGVTGGAIIIVGEDYGEGSSIMQERSYAFAMKSQFWLLDPRPNLPSIVKAVGDSFALSEASNTPVMLMVRIRSCHVTGTFDCRDNQPPPLTVREALSSPQRDFKRVVLPPMSYQHEHDKIENRWPAAEKFILENGLNERFGPQDGKAGLICLGGMYNSVIRALQRLGLADVSGNTEVPLYVMNVAYPLVQSDLLDFCAVKDAVLMIEEGQPEFIEQQLGNMLFKAGSQTKLEGKGIFPKAGEYTGQVMMDGLDDFFRKHAAHLLPGQVLAPNEPVPEVPDLSATVPIRPPGFCTGCPERPIFASMKLVEQELGKHQISADIGCHLFAALPPFEIGGQTMGYGLGPASNAAFDGGGDKRAISILGDGGFWHNGLSTSIGNMVFNKSDSVAIIVDNYYSAATGGQDIPSSRAKNATKATNNPITKALEGAGVKWIRQIDRTYDVTKMRETIREALTTDYDGPKVIVASSECMLNRQRREKPQRNKAIKDGARVEIPRFGVDEDVCTGDHACIRLSGCPSLSLKTLDDPLRDDPVAHIDQSCVGCGNCGEVADAAILCPSFYEARVVHNPSGFERWAAELRSRVIYWLQTRRAARRLTFTGTAPGRIAP; encoded by the coding sequence ATGGCCGAAAGATCGTTCAAGGCTGAGGTCGAGCACCTGCGCCAAGGTGCAGGCACCAGCTTCACCGGCGAGGGCATTCTGGCCATCACCAAGGCGCTTCTTGAAAACGGCGTGGGTTACGTCGGCGGCTACCAGGGCGCTCCGATTTCGCATCTGATGGATGTGCTGGCCGACGCCGAGGACCTGTTGGACGAGCTGGGCGTGCGGTATGAGGCCAACGCCTCGGAGGCGGCCGCCGCGGCGATGCTGGCGGCCTCGGTCCACTACCCGATCCGCGGCGCGGTGACCTTCAAGGGCTCGGTCGGTGTCAACGTGGCCTCTGACGCGCTGGCCAACCTCGCCTCCTCCGGCGTCACTGGCGGAGCGATCATCATCGTCGGCGAGGATTACGGCGAAGGCTCCTCGATCATGCAGGAGCGCTCTTATGCCTTTGCGATGAAATCGCAGTTCTGGCTGCTGGATCCACGGCCGAACCTGCCGTCGATTGTGAAGGCAGTGGGTGACAGCTTTGCGCTGTCGGAGGCGTCAAACACGCCGGTCATGCTGATGGTGCGGATCCGCTCCTGCCATGTGACCGGCACTTTCGACTGCCGCGACAACCAGCCGCCGCCGCTGACCGTGCGCGAGGCGCTGTCCAGCCCGCAGCGCGATTTCAAGCGTGTGGTGCTGCCGCCGATGTCCTATCAGCACGAGCACGACAAGATCGAAAACCGATGGCCCGCGGCGGAGAAGTTCATTCTGGAAAACGGGTTGAACGAACGGTTCGGGCCGCAGGACGGCAAGGCCGGGCTGATTTGCCTGGGCGGCATGTACAACAGCGTGATCCGCGCTCTGCAGCGCCTGGGGCTGGCAGATGTCAGCGGCAACACCGAGGTGCCGCTTTATGTGATGAACGTGGCCTATCCGCTGGTGCAGAGCGACCTTTTGGACTTCTGCGCGGTCAAGGACGCGGTGCTGATGATCGAGGAAGGCCAGCCAGAGTTCATCGAGCAGCAGCTAGGCAACATGCTGTTCAAGGCGGGCAGCCAGACCAAGCTTGAGGGCAAGGGCATCTTCCCCAAGGCCGGCGAATACACCGGCCAAGTGATGATGGACGGGCTGGACGACTTCTTCCGCAAGCATGCCGCCCATTTGCTGCCCGGCCAGGTGCTGGCCCCCAACGAACCGGTGCCGGAGGTTCCAGACCTGAGCGCCACCGTGCCGATCCGTCCGCCGGGGTTCTGCACCGGCTGCCCGGAGCGGCCGATCTTTGCTTCGATGAAGCTGGTCGAGCAGGAACTGGGCAAGCATCAGATTTCGGCAGACATCGGCTGCCACCTGTTTGCAGCGCTGCCGCCGTTTGAGATCGGCGGGCAGACAATGGGGTACGGTCTGGGACCGGCCTCGAACGCGGCGTTCGACGGCGGCGGTGACAAGCGCGCAATCTCGATCCTGGGCGACGGCGGGTTCTGGCACAACGGGCTCAGCACTTCGATCGGCAACATGGTGTTCAACAAGTCGGACAGTGTGGCGATCATCGTCGACAACTACTATTCGGCCGCTACCGGCGGCCAGGATATTCCGTCGAGCCGCGCCAAGAATGCCACCAAGGCGACGAACAACCCGATCACCAAGGCGCTGGAAGGTGCGGGCGTCAAATGGATCCGGCAGATCGACCGGACCTATGACGTCACAAAGATGCGTGAGACCATCCGCGAGGCGCTGACCACCGATTACGACGGCCCCAAGGTGATCGTTGCCTCCTCCGAATGCATGCTGAACCGGCAGCGCCGCGAAAAGCCGCAGCGCAACAAGGCGATCAAAGACGGTGCGCGGGTGGAGATCCCCCGCTTTGGCGTGGATGAAGACGTCTGCACCGGCGATCACGCCTGCATCCGCCTGTCCGGCTGCCCGTCGCTGTCGCTGAAAACGCTGGACGATCCGCTGCGCGACGATCCCGTGGCGCATATCGACCAGTCCTGCGTCGGCTGCGGCAACTGCGGCGAGGTGGCCGATGCGGCGATCCTTTGCCCCTCTTTTTATGAGGCGCGCGTGGTGCATAACCCCAGCGGCTTTGAACGCTGGGCAGCTGAATTGCGCAGCCGTGTTATCTACTGGCTTCAGACCCGCCGCGCAGCGCGGCGCCTTACATTCACCGGCACCGCTCCCGGGAGGATTGCACCATGA
- a CDS encoding MarR family winged helix-turn-helix transcriptional regulator gives MTANEAAAPQVAAEESPPLPRLGEIGLENFPPYLMNRIMGRYNAALREEMAAHGLTTAKMRALAVLSVLDGLLIRDLSVYAVVEQSTLSRALDALERDGLVQRKTDPDDSRATRIVMTPKGRETHEGLWPHVAEACAQMFKCIDPEEQRAFTATLQKILHNVRVNQF, from the coding sequence ATGACTGCAAATGAAGCCGCAGCTCCGCAGGTTGCTGCAGAAGAGAGCCCCCCGCTGCCGCGGCTGGGGGAGATCGGGTTGGAGAACTTCCCGCCTTATTTGATGAACCGCATCATGGGCCGCTATAACGCGGCTCTGCGCGAGGAAATGGCGGCGCATGGGCTGACCACCGCCAAAATGCGGGCCTTGGCGGTTCTGTCGGTGCTGGACGGGCTGCTGATCCGCGACTTGTCCGTCTACGCAGTGGTGGAGCAATCCACCCTCAGCCGTGCGCTGGATGCGCTGGAGCGCGACGGGCTGGTTCAGCGCAAAACCGATCCCGATGACAGCCGCGCCACCCGCATTGTCATGACGCCGAAGGGCCGCGAAACCCACGAGGGGCTTTGGCCGCATGTGGCGGAGGCCTGTGCGCAGATGTTCAAGTGCATAGACCCGGAAGAACAGCGCGCCTTTACCGCCACGCTGCAGAAAATCCTGCACAACGTGCGGGTGAATCAATTCTAA
- a CDS encoding cyclase family protein — protein MTAANALDGLGAMILSGQVEVVDCSGTLGPETPILRLPEDFAKNTPKVEIHKISEYDEDGPFFAWNWMVLGEHSGTHFDAPHHWITGKDYSDGYTDTLDVQRLVAPVNVIDCSKESAENPDFLLTADLIRAWEAEHGEIGAGEWVVMRTDWDKRADDEDAFLNADDTGPHSPGPTPDAVEYLLSKKIVGWGSQCIGTDAGQAGGMEPPYPAHNLLHRDNCFGLASLANLDKLPPKGALLIAAPLKIKRGTGSPIRALALVPRG, from the coding sequence ATGACTGCAGCCAATGCATTGGACGGCCTGGGCGCGATGATCCTGTCCGGACAGGTCGAAGTGGTGGACTGTTCCGGCACCTTGGGCCCCGAGACGCCGATCCTGCGCCTGCCCGAGGATTTTGCCAAGAACACACCCAAAGTCGAAATCCACAAGATCAGTGAATATGACGAGGACGGCCCGTTCTTTGCCTGGAACTGGATGGTTCTGGGGGAGCATTCCGGCACCCATTTCGACGCCCCGCACCACTGGATCACCGGCAAGGACTATAGCGACGGTTATACCGATACGCTGGATGTGCAGCGCCTGGTGGCGCCGGTCAATGTGATCGACTGCTCCAAGGAAAGCGCCGAAAACCCGGACTTTCTGCTGACGGCAGACCTGATCAGGGCCTGGGAGGCGGAGCACGGTGAGATCGGCGCGGGGGAATGGGTGGTGATGCGCACCGATTGGGACAAGCGCGCAGATGACGAAGACGCCTTTTTGAACGCGGATGACACAGGCCCGCACAGCCCCGGGCCGACCCCGGATGCGGTAGAATACCTGCTGTCGAAGAAAATCGTGGGCTGGGGCAGCCAGTGCATCGGCACGGATGCAGGCCAGGCCGGCGGGATGGAGCCGCCCTACCCGGCCCACAACCTGCTGCACCGGGACAACTGCTTTGGCTTGGCCTCGCTGGCCAATCTGGACAAGCTGCCGCCCAAAGGCGCGCTGCTGATTGCAGCTCCGCTCAAGATCAAGCGCGGCACCGGCAGTCCGATCCGGGCCCTAGCTCTGGTCCCGCGGGGCTGA
- a CDS encoding NCS1 family transporter, with translation MTMNAELEAVVEGGGIAEHGGKGIGEESLAPQKTRIMDPWSYLFAWLGGCVSIGTFTIGSGLVGTLNLLQTFVAIAIGCTVIGIALMINGQAGHKYGIPFMVQARSAFGFAGTRLPALVRSVPAIVWFGFQSWIGAGALNLVSDTMFGYDNIVVFFIGFQLLQIGLSVLGFHGIKWLENIGSVFIIGSLVYMFFSVISKYGEEISANLVNVEGTWGAPFWGATMLFLGIYSTMMLNVSDYSRELRQNVGPFRQVAIYANSILPATLFMGLIGLMVSGATGEVDPIKVFSSAVDNKPLLVITLLFIAFAQVTTNILNNVVPPAYALMDIFKIKFKTSAVIVGLLAFATFPWELVKDESAAGLSLFIQTYSAFLGPIFAILVVDYFVLRKQELDLDKLYDENGPYQGVNWAAVIAMGIGVAAALIFSGISWYASLLPAGLSYYLLMQHLPAAKRFMS, from the coding sequence ATGACCATGAATGCAGAACTGGAAGCCGTCGTCGAAGGCGGCGGCATCGCGGAACACGGCGGCAAGGGGATCGGGGAGGAGAGCCTTGCACCACAGAAAACGCGGATCATGGATCCGTGGTCCTATTTGTTTGCCTGGCTCGGCGGCTGTGTGTCGATCGGCACATTCACCATCGGCTCCGGCCTGGTGGGCACGCTGAACCTGCTGCAGACTTTTGTCGCCATTGCCATCGGCTGCACCGTGATCGGCATCGCGCTGATGATCAACGGCCAGGCGGGCCACAAATACGGCATTCCCTTCATGGTACAGGCGCGCTCTGCCTTCGGATTTGCCGGCACCCGGCTGCCCGCGCTGGTGCGCTCGGTGCCCGCCATTGTGTGGTTCGGCTTCCAAAGCTGGATCGGCGCCGGGGCGCTGAACCTCGTCTCCGATACGATGTTCGGCTATGATAACATCGTGGTGTTCTTTATCGGCTTCCAGCTGTTGCAGATCGGCCTGTCGGTGCTGGGATTCCATGGTATCAAATGGCTGGAGAACATCGGCTCCGTCTTCATCATCGGCTCGCTGGTCTACATGTTCTTCAGCGTGATCAGCAAATACGGCGAGGAGATCTCCGCCAATCTGGTCAACGTCGAAGGCACCTGGGGTGCGCCCTTCTGGGGAGCCACCATGCTTTTCCTGGGCATCTACAGCACCATGATGCTGAACGTCTCGGACTATTCGCGCGAGCTGCGCCAGAACGTCGGCCCGTTCCGCCAAGTGGCGATCTATGCCAACTCGATCCTGCCTGCGACGCTGTTCATGGGGCTGATCGGCCTGATGGTCTCCGGCGCCACCGGCGAGGTTGACCCGATCAAGGTGTTCTCCAGCGCCGTCGACAACAAGCCGCTCCTGGTCATAACCCTGCTGTTCATCGCCTTTGCGCAGGTCACCACCAATATCCTGAACAACGTTGTGCCGCCGGCCTATGCGCTGATGGATATTTTCAAGATCAAGTTCAAGACCTCGGCTGTGATCGTCGGCCTGCTGGCCTTTGCCACCTTCCCCTGGGAGCTGGTGAAGGACGAATCCGCCGCTGGCCTCAGCCTGTTTATCCAGACCTATTCCGCCTTCCTGGGCCCGATCTTTGCGATCCTGGTGGTGGACTATTTCGTCCTGCGCAAGCAGGAACTGGATCTGGATAAGCTCTATGATGAGAACGGCCCCTACCAAGGCGTCAACTGGGCCGCGGTGATTGCCATGGGGATCGGGGTTGCAGCAGCGCTGATCTTCTCCGGCATCTCATGGTACGCCAGCCTGCTGCCTGCTGGTCTGTCCTATTACCTGCTGATGCAGCACCTGCCGGCCGCCAAGCGGTTCATGAGCTGA
- a CDS encoding aspartate/glutamate racemase family protein has protein sequence MKILVVNPNSTESMTRKIVEAAEAAASPGVTIVGATAAGAPASIEGHFDEAMSLPGLLAQVAAGEEQGVDGIVVACFDDPGIGACRELATGPVLGICEAAVKAASMLATSFTVVTTLPRAVPVIEHLIHGYGLSHQCRRVRSAAIPVLALEEEGSDAREKIRAEILRAIEEDHCEAVVLGCAGMADLTACLSQETGIPVIDGVSAATRMIEALAGCGLRTSKINAYARPNRK, from the coding sequence ATGAAAATCCTAGTCGTCAATCCCAACTCGACCGAGTCGATGACGCGGAAGATCGTTGAGGCCGCTGAGGCCGCCGCCAGCCCCGGCGTGACCATCGTGGGCGCAACCGCGGCCGGCGCCCCCGCCAGCATCGAGGGCCATTTCGACGAGGCGATGTCGCTTCCTGGCCTGCTGGCGCAGGTTGCGGCGGGCGAGGAACAGGGCGTGGACGGGATCGTCGTCGCCTGTTTCGACGACCCCGGCATCGGCGCCTGCCGCGAGCTGGCGACCGGCCCGGTTCTGGGCATTTGCGAAGCGGCGGTGAAGGCGGCGAGCATGCTGGCGACCTCCTTCACCGTGGTCACCACCCTGCCCCGCGCGGTGCCGGTGATCGAACATCTGATCCATGGATACGGCCTGTCGCATCAGTGCCGCCGGGTGCGCTCTGCCGCGATCCCGGTGCTGGCGCTGGAGGAGGAAGGCTCAGACGCGCGGGAGAAGATCCGCGCCGAGATCCTGCGCGCCATTGAGGAGGATCATTGCGAGGCGGTTGTGCTGGGCTGTGCCGGCATGGCCGATCTCACCGCCTGTCTGAGCCAGGAGACGGGCATTCCCGTCATCGACGGGGTCAGCGCGGCAACGCGGATGATCGAGGCGCTTGCAGGCTGCGGCCTGCGGACCAGCAAGATCAACGCCTACGCGCGCCCCAACCGGAAATAA
- a CDS encoding GntR family transcriptional regulator: MKDSPEDQIVNAILDAISEQRLPAGTKLGEQALSDLFSCNRANVRRALASLAAQQVVELRPNRGAFVMTPSPKEARDIFQARRAIERTIARHASGQASAEDITFLRGNIQEEAEARKAGDKPAELRASRQFHMRIAQIAGNLVLERFLSELTMRSTLILGLYSPTGSSSCAEDEHDRIVDALAAGSTDELVRLADEHLRHLEEGLNFDEPPAAPMSLREQLIAPRKAPTAE, encoded by the coding sequence ATGAAGGATTCTCCCGAAGATCAGATCGTGAATGCGATTCTCGACGCGATTTCAGAGCAGCGCCTCCCGGCTGGAACCAAGCTGGGCGAACAGGCGCTGAGCGATCTGTTTTCCTGCAACCGCGCCAATGTGCGCCGGGCGCTGGCCTCGCTGGCCGCACAGCAGGTGGTGGAGTTGCGCCCCAACCGCGGCGCCTTTGTGATGACGCCCTCCCCGAAAGAGGCGCGCGACATCTTCCAGGCCCGCCGCGCGATCGAGCGCACCATTGCCCGGCATGCCTCCGGCCAGGCCTCAGCGGAGGACATCACATTCCTGCGCGGCAATATTCAGGAGGAAGCCGAGGCACGTAAGGCGGGTGATAAACCGGCCGAGCTGCGGGCCTCGCGGCAGTTTCACATGCGGATAGCGCAGATCGCCGGCAATTTGGTGCTGGAGCGATTCCTGTCAGAGCTGACCATGCGCAGCACGCTGATTTTGGGGCTTTATTCTCCCACCGGCAGCTCCTCCTGCGCGGAGGACGAACACGACCGGATCGTCGACGCGCTGGCGGCTGGCAGCACGGATGAGCTGGTCCGGCTTGCAGATGAGCATCTGCGCCATCTAGAGGAAGGCCTGAACTTTGATGAGCCGCCCGCCGCCCCGATGAGCCTCAGGGAGCAGCTGATTGCTCCGCGCAAGGCACCCACAGCAGAGTAG